The DNA window tgatttctgaaggatcatatttgagtgacactgaagactggagtaatgatgctgaaaattcagctttgacatcacagggataaattacattttaaaatatattaacatagaacacagttattttgaattgtaataatatttcatatttttatgtatttttgatcaaataaatgcagctttggtgagcataagaaacgtCTTTCAAAACCATTTACTAAATGGTAGTATAAGTAGATGAACAATATGAAAAAGTGGAGCAGCTTCAGTAAGTTTGGTGGCCTTCAAATTAATATCTTCAAGACTAGGCATTTATCATTGTCATAATAGGTCAGATTATGATAAATGgatgtaaatgtaacattttattaTGATATAATATACCACAACCACTGTTAACACTGTATTCTCATTACTGATTAGAGCAGGAACAACTCACCCTGTAGTAGAAGCGTGGGATGTGTTTAAACGAGTCATCTTCTCCTTTCTCACCTCCTTTCCAGTCAGTGTAATACTTGGTGAACAGTTCAGTTTCCTCCGCTTTCTTCTCCTCCTCTGTTTTGCCATCTGTTCAGTACAATTAACCCACACATTAAGGTTATTCACTCAGCATTTACctgaaatagaaagcttttgtaatattatacactaccgttcaaaagtttgggttcagtaagatttttttggtaacactttacaataaggttcattagttaactacattcattaacatgaactaataatgaactgcacttatacagcaattattaatctttgttaatgttaatttcaacatttactaatacattattaaaatcttgttcacattagttaatgcactgtgaactaacatgaacaaacaatgaacaactgtattttcattaactaatgttaacaaagattagtaaatacagtaacaaatgtattgctcatggttagttcatgttagttaatacattaactaatgtttaactaatgaacattGTACAGtgctacctttttttttttaaagaaattaatacttttattcagcaaggatgcattaaattgatcaaaagtgacagtaaaggcattttaatgttacaaaagattctatttcaaataaattctgttattttgaaataatcatattatttcttgagcaccaaatcagcatattaaaatgatttctgaacgatcatgtgacactgaagactggagtaatgatgctgaaaattcagctttgccctcacaggaataaattacattttatattttattccaatataaaagttattttaaaatgtattcatatttcacaatattactgtttttactgtattttaatcaaataaatgcatccttggtgagcataagacatttcttttttcttctacCAAACTTTTACACATattttacaacttttttttagtttcatagTAAAATCATTGTAACCATGAGCAAAACCATAGATGGCTACTCATTACCAGGATGATTCCTActttgcaatacattttaatgtccccatcatttatgttttaatatattggATAAAATACTACGTTACACTTCTGAGTAACACATATACGTTTTTACATATGGAAATCATATTAGCAATTTATTACCATGGATAAGGTAACTTTGGTTTCTACACAACAAACCATTGTACTTGTTGTAACTAATGACCAAGTACATTAAGTCAGTCCCCTAAAATAATAGTCTAAATCTACAAAAAAAGTTATCAAATATAATGTTTACCACAGTTAGTGCAGAATTACAGTAAAACCACGGTACATTTTCGCAAGCGACTTTTAATCCATGTAGATGGTTATATCTATTATttaggatattttttttattattatttatatatatattctctttGAACTCACTATAAATCTCTAtagttattgattagctaaAGTCATCATCTCACCAGGTTTCGCAGAGGCGAGTCTTTTTCGCAGTAAATCTTTCCAATGTGCTGTTTTGTCGTTTGCCATTCTTAACTTTATTCAGTCATAATATGTTTTAAACTAACAAGCTTGAAACTAATTCTTAATCAAACTGTAATTTGTTCGAGCAACCAAGGCGGTTGATCAACTGTTTACATCTCTGGCTAAAAGGCGCACGAGTGACGCAATTGAAGCGCGACTACACAGGAGAGTGAATGGCTGCGCGCATTGGCATGCTCTTGCTTTCTGGTTAGAATTCAGTAACCTTTGACTAGATTCTGTAAGTTAGGTGTTCTTGCTTAAATTACCGATGATTGTTTAGACAAAATTGTGTTTAAACGAAAATAAGCGATATCTTAGTGAGTTTATCTATCTGAGGATCTCAATTTTATGTGCTTAAGCACAGGAGGACATTTCTTTAGCAGATAAGTTGCTGAATATTATCTATATATTAATTTCAGGTATATATATTAAGTATAACTGTATAAAGTTAATCTGTTTTGTATGTACGTTGATcagtaaaatttaatttacaaagcaatgacattttgaaacaatatgtaatataagtagCTGATTTGTTTGTGGTGGGATATTTAcaaaaatcacctttaaagtagTGCACAGTCTGAAAAATATAGTAGACTTGTAAGGAAATGGGATCTCCTGTTGTGTCAAATTCAAGGACTTGCATGAAGCATCTATGCACATGGGTTGTCAACCCTCTGTATTTCAGGCCTGGTTTACCACAACATAACATTATGCTTGCTGTCAGGTTTATCATAAATCCACACACACAATTTTACAGCACAAAAGGAGGCAAACAAGCACAATTACACAGCCGAGTTACCATAGAAAAAGGATTCACTCCTAGAACAAGGCCTGCATTCCCAAGTCCAGTATTTGCTGCTGGAACAGCCAAAAAAACTGCTGAATTTATGAAAAAGCGAGCTGGGATGGCTACAGAAGAGCCGCCAAATAATACACCTGCGAGAAGCAGGGGATCTCTAAAAGTTGCCCTTCCTGATCATCCACTGACCACATCAGAATGGGCAAAGTTCAAAGAGGGTTCCTCTAAACCCGAACGCTTCGAGGTGCAAATGATGGAAGGACTGCTGGCGGCTAATGCAGATGTCAACATTGCCAAATCTCTCTTGGCGTATGTGGTTCAAGACAAAGGCACTCTTTCTTACGAACTCCTTTTGAGGTACCTCACGCTGTGTGTCACAGCTGGGCACCACTCTGAGATATTTGACACTTACGACATCATGAGAACTTGTTTTAAGACCCTTGACACTGGAGCCTCAGCCCTGTTCATTAAAGGTTTCAGTCAAACTGAACGCTGGAGGGAGGCACTTACCGTGTTGGAGGGTATGAACAAGGCCCTCCTGCCATCTCCTCGGAACTATGGAGATGCCATCGCTGGGGCGGTACTACATGGTGACACTGAGACGAGCTGGAAGCTGTACGACGAGCTGCTAGAACAGGGTCTCGTACCAAATCAGGACACCTGGCAGTGCCTGTTTCAGAGCGGCATCACTCAACGTGGACAGGAGGACAAGCTCTTTTCTGTCCTGTCATATTTGAGAGATAATCAGATCTACCCAGAGGAGCCGCTGATTAAAACTATCAAAGCTTGGTTCGAGAggtaattgtaaaaaaaagaaatgaatttctttatatataatatgaaattaattgatttgacagcacataacataataataaaaaaagtaatatgtgtgtgtgtacatgtatactgtatgtatatatacacacacatatttacaaacgttgcgattaatcacgataaATCAATTTGACAGCAGTTTATGTaaaagtgctgtcaaatcgattaatcgtatctaacaaaactaaagtttgttgtgtgtgtgtgtgtataacctatatatgtatatacacacacattttttgttGCTATTCACGactaatcaaattaaaaacactttatatacagtatgtatgagtgctgccaaaacgattaatcgtgattaatcgcaacTAACAAGTTTGtaattgtgtgtgtatacatatatgCATACACACCTATGTATTACAAACTATTGctttatgttagatgcaattaatctcGATTAATCATTTTGACAGcactttatatacattttaagtgctgtcaaatcaaataatcgtgattaatcgcaactaacataaaagtttgtaaatgtgtgtatatgtgtgtgtatatatatatatataaacctttATGTTGTATGTTAGATGCagttaatcgcgattaattgaTTTGAAAGCGCACTTGTATagcacactatatatatatatatatatatatatatatatatatatatatatatatatatatatataaaaattacattattttttcacagttttgttttttcccccatcTGCACAGTTTACCGGATCAGAAATGGAGTGGCAAGTTCTCATTTGTGGCTCTCAGGTACTAatttcatttttcagttttaattaaatacaatgaTCATAAAGACTTTTTTAATAGATTATTGTTATGGATATAACTTGTCTTTTAGTGGAGAGTGCAAAAATTGCAAGGCATCACTGGAATCCATTCAACTGACTGAGGAAGAGTATGTTCATCTCAAGAATGAAGTGATGAAAAAAGTGATAGAGGGAAGTGACATCTTCAACAAAACCACCCCAGAGGTCTGTCTCCTATATTACATCCTCCTTTTACCCGAGTTAATTAACCAATGTTAATTTAATCTAGATATATAgataaaatcatcatttaagccagtgttgttattgataattcaaactattaaaataatttcctgGAATATTAAATGAGatacagactttaaaaaaaaaaaaaaaaaagcttcaaaagttcaaaaatgaataaaactaatgttgaaataaaaattaggctacatcaaaaattaaaaaaaaataaataaaaaatgataaaagcacaattaaaattaaaaagaaaactgaaaatataaaagtaaaagctaaaatttaaactttttatattaaaatatatataatcagaCTTTTCAGGGGAAATATGCTTAATTGTGATGACAATCATGTCACAAATAATCTTATAATGGCCTTAAAACtgattgaatttttttatactAAATATTATTTCTTATGTTTATTGTTTTTGGTTTTG is part of the Chanodichthys erythropterus isolate Z2021 chromosome 18, ASM2448905v1, whole genome shotgun sequence genome and encodes:
- the prorp gene encoding mitochondrial ribonuclease P catalytic subunit, with translation MGSPVVSNSRTCMKHLCTWVVNPLYFRPGLPQHNIMLAVRFIINPHTQFYSTKGGKQAQLHSRVTIEKGFTPRTRPAFPSPVFAAGTAKKTAEFMKKRAGMATEEPPNNTPARSRGSLKVALPDHPLTTSEWAKFKEGSSKPERFEVQMMEGLLAANADVNIAKSLLAYVVQDKGTLSYELLLRYLTLCVTAGHHSEIFDTYDIMRTCFKTLDTGASALFIKGFSQTERWREALTVLEGMNKALLPSPRNYGDAIAGAVLHGDTETSWKLYDELLEQGLVPNQDTWQCLFQSGITQRGQEDKLFSVLSYLRDNQIYPEEPLIKTIKAWFESLPDQKWSGKFSFVALSGECKNCKASLESIQLTEEEYVHLKNEVMKKVIEGSDIFNKTTPEELKSFKGFVKQRPPFDIVIDGLNVANTTPKATHSETLLAVVSELEQQGLNILVLGRKHMLQPTRNWDRQNMNKIKQKAHCFFTENISEDDPFLLYAALHSGVHCNFLSRDLMRDHKACFPDSATRRLFFKWQRGHQLVISHYVPGKRVRFQRISAYDTIVQTSGSSWHIPYDENGRDRATYEVPQKWLCLTQEQ